One genomic window of Desulfovibrio psychrotolerans includes the following:
- a CDS encoding 30S ribosomal protein S1, with protein MAGSDDSRQMGAEENFEAMLDAYTGSMGETLKVGDRIKGTVISITADSVFVDTGTKVDGVAERSEFLDDNGELSVKEGEEVELYVMAAGAQEIRLSKALAGVGGAALLEDAYKTKLPVEGRVVATRKGGYDVDVLKRRAFCPVSQIDTRFVENAEEFVGKSFQFLIIKFEQHGRNVVVSRRALLELEQEAKRAEFMAQMQEGSVVDTKIVRLAPFGAFAEIMPGVEGLIHVSELSWSRIGAPDEAVSEGDIVRAKILSIETDKKGQLRISLSARQVTENPWARVADALTEGEIREGKVVRLTNFGAFVEVLPGIDGLVHVSEMSYTKRVHKPGDMVAVGDTVTVKVKGIDLAQQRVSLSMKEAEGDPWSGVVEQFSVGATLEGKVESRTEFGLFIALAPGVTGLMPKSNMAKAPKAANLDNAKPGDTLQVTVAQIRAQERKITLAPVGVETAEDTSWKEYRKPRAEKGPVAGSDAPAFENTLGAALKNALKNK; from the coding sequence ATGGCCGGTTCCGATGACAGCCGCCAGATGGGCGCTGAAGAAAATTTTGAAGCGATGCTGGATGCCTACACGGGCTCGATGGGAGAAACCCTAAAGGTGGGCGACCGCATCAAGGGCACAGTCATCAGCATAACCGCTGACAGCGTGTTCGTGGACACCGGCACCAAGGTGGACGGCGTTGCCGAACGCAGCGAGTTTCTGGACGATAACGGCGAACTTTCCGTCAAGGAAGGCGAAGAGGTGGAACTCTACGTCATGGCCGCCGGTGCTCAGGAAATCCGCCTGTCCAAGGCGCTTGCCGGAGTCGGCGGCGCAGCCCTCCTTGAAGACGCCTACAAGACCAAGCTCCCCGTGGAAGGCCGGGTCGTTGCCACCCGCAAGGGCGGCTATGACGTGGACGTACTCAAGCGCCGCGCGTTCTGCCCTGTCAGCCAGATAGACACCCGCTTTGTGGAGAACGCCGAGGAGTTTGTGGGCAAATCCTTCCAGTTCCTCATCATCAAGTTCGAGCAGCACGGGCGCAACGTGGTCGTTTCGCGCCGCGCTCTGCTGGAACTGGAACAGGAAGCCAAGCGCGCCGAATTCATGGCCCAGATGCAGGAAGGGTCTGTAGTGGACACCAAGATCGTCCGCCTTGCCCCCTTCGGTGCCTTTGCGGAAATCATGCCCGGAGTGGAAGGCCTCATCCACGTCTCCGAGCTCTCATGGTCCCGCATTGGTGCCCCGGATGAAGCCGTGAGCGAAGGCGACATCGTACGCGCCAAAATCCTCTCCATAGAAACGGACAAAAAGGGCCAGCTGCGCATTTCCCTTTCTGCCCGTCAGGTGACGGAAAATCCGTGGGCCCGCGTGGCCGATGCACTGACGGAAGGAGAAATCCGCGAAGGCAAGGTCGTACGCCTGACCAACTTCGGGGCTTTCGTGGAAGTGCTTCCCGGCATAGACGGCCTGGTGCACGTCTCGGAAATGTCCTACACCAAGCGTGTGCACAAGCCCGGCGATATGGTCGCAGTGGGCGATACCGTCACCGTGAAGGTTAAGGGAATTGACCTTGCCCAGCAGCGCGTCTCCCTGAGCATGAAGGAAGCAGAAGGCGATCCGTGGTCCGGCGTGGTGGAACAGTTCTCCGTAGGGGCCACCCTTGAGGGCAAAGTCGAATCCCGTACCGAATTCGGCCTGTTCATCGCCCTTGCTCCCGGCGTAACCGGGCTCATGCCCAAATCCAATATGGCTAAGGCCCCCAAGGCCGCCAATCTGGATAACGCCAAGCCCGGCGACACCTTGCAGGTAACTGTGGCTCAGATTCGGGCACAGGAACGCAAGATCACCCTCGCCCCCGTGGGCGTGGAAACGGCCGAAGACACCTCGTGGAAGGAATATCGCAAGCCCAGGGCCGAAAAAGGCCCGGTGGCAGGCAGCGATGCTCCTGCTTTCGAGAATACGCTGGGTGCCGCCCTGAAGAATGCCTTGAAAAACAAATAA
- the hslU gene encoding ATP-dependent protease ATPase subunit HslU, whose protein sequence is MSALTPREIVSELDKYIIGQKDAKRMVAVAMRNRWRRQQIEPALRDEIAPKNIIMMGPTGVGKTEIARRLAKLSASPFVKVEATKFTEVGYVGRDVESMVRDLMELGISLVREEETERVRVQAEANAEESLLDLLLPGSRHQPAPTYEPSAYSSPSSPSAPSAATTDNTREKMRQLFRQGKLDDREVDMEVEMQSGPHMEVMTIPGMEEIGSQFKDIFSKAFPAQRKRRRMRVGDAFALLIEQEAARLIDHDKVAEMARERVEQTGIIFVDEIDKIASAQHGGKTADISREGVQRDLLPIVEGCVVNTKYGMVRTDHILFIGAGAFHYSKPSDLIPELQGRFPLRTELSALGKDEFLRILKEPRNALTVQYKALLATEGVGIDFTEDGLEEIASFAELTNQETENIGARRLYTILERILADISFEAPDRSGDTLVIDRTFVQAQLADVREDRDLSRYIL, encoded by the coding sequence ATGAGTGCGCTTACCCCAAGGGAAATCGTATCGGAACTGGATAAGTACATTATCGGCCAGAAGGACGCCAAACGCATGGTGGCCGTTGCCATGCGCAACAGGTGGCGCCGCCAGCAGATAGAACCCGCCCTGCGGGACGAGATAGCCCCCAAAAACATCATCATGATGGGCCCCACCGGCGTGGGCAAGACAGAAATTGCCAGACGCCTCGCCAAGCTTTCCGCCTCGCCCTTTGTGAAGGTCGAAGCCACCAAGTTCACCGAAGTGGGCTATGTGGGCCGCGATGTGGAATCCATGGTCCGCGACCTCATGGAACTGGGCATCTCGCTGGTGCGCGAAGAAGAAACAGAGCGCGTCCGCGTGCAGGCAGAAGCCAATGCGGAAGAAAGCCTGCTCGATCTTCTTCTGCCCGGCTCCCGGCACCAGCCTGCTCCCACATACGAACCTTCCGCCTATTCCTCCCCGTCCTCTCCTTCCGCTCCTTCCGCCGCCACCACGGACAACACCCGTGAAAAGATGCGCCAGCTCTTCCGGCAGGGCAAGCTGGACGACCGCGAAGTGGACATGGAAGTGGAAATGCAGAGCGGCCCGCATATGGAAGTCATGACCATTCCGGGCATGGAAGAGATAGGCTCCCAGTTCAAGGATATCTTCAGCAAGGCGTTTCCCGCCCAGCGCAAGCGTCGCCGCATGCGCGTGGGCGATGCCTTTGCCCTGCTCATAGAGCAGGAAGCCGCCCGCCTCATAGACCACGACAAAGTGGCCGAAATGGCCCGCGAGCGCGTGGAGCAGACTGGCATTATCTTCGTGGACGAGATAGACAAGATAGCCAGCGCCCAGCACGGCGGAAAAACAGCCGACATCTCGCGTGAAGGCGTGCAGCGCGACCTGCTGCCCATTGTGGAAGGCTGCGTGGTAAACACCAAGTACGGCATGGTACGCACCGACCACATCCTCTTCATCGGAGCCGGGGCATTCCACTACTCCAAGCCTTCGGACCTCATCCCGGAACTGCAGGGGCGTTTCCCCCTGCGTACGGAGCTGTCCGCTCTGGGAAAAGACGAATTCCTGCGCATCCTCAAAGAACCGCGCAACGCGCTTACCGTGCAATACAAGGCTCTGCTCGCCACAGAAGGCGTGGGCATAGACTTTACGGAAGACGGTCTGGAAGAAATCGCCTCGTTTGCCGAACTGACCAATCAGGAAACGGAAAACATCGGCGCGCGCCGCCTGTATACCATTCTGGAACGCATTCTGGCGGACATCTCCTTCGAAGCCCCGGACCGCTCCGGCGACACGCTGGTCATAGACCGCACCTTCGTGCAGGCGCAACTGGCCGATGTGCGCGAAGACAGAGACCTGAGCCGCTACATCCTCTAA
- a CDS encoding Lon protease family protein → MTDIREAAKVPVDSLRWKLAPGSLHFTTTDELEVQTDIIGQDRGVDAFRFGMGMDAKGYNIFVTGAAHVGKLAVVKRLLENSTRKQETPDDVCYVNNFKTPEEPILLRFVAGNGTKFKAAVDKFLERIKRDVPQLFESQEYINSKNLIIEEHDKKTREFFKGLEERVKDAGFVMVNMQMGNVQRPDIVPIVDGEPVHLLKLEELMEKGRFPKEEFAQLQEKYKELKEEIDAIFLDVRALQKEVKRKSEDVDKLMFMNIARELAQPLRNGWRDQEKVEKFVDAMLEDMADNLDALKSMGQPQQGPMGMTFPGASADAVLHPYGVNLLVDNSESEGPPVIVESHPTYRNLFGSIERVMDRNGLWRTDYKKINAGSFIKANGGYLVLNLMDAIMEPGVWQTLKRALKTSEIEIQTFDPYYLLTTTALKPEPIAMEVKVVVLATPNLYHMLRYYDDDVDRIFKVRADFETSMNRDDKAVQDISRLVKTFAEDRKLMAFHADAVAALLEHGVRLAGRQEKISTSFPILSDIMEEANFLARESGSDAVRGEHVRNAVEARIYRSNQIEDRLQEMIDRGSVFIDTEGEVAGQINGLAVYSLGDYSFGKPARITCATSIGKEGIINIEREADMSGSTHNKGMLILSGYLRKNFAQNKPLTLAASIAFEQSYGGIDGDSASSTELYALLSSLAEVPIRQGIAVTGSVNQKGEVQPIGGVNEKIEGFFKVCRQRGLTGDQGVMIPKANVKDLMLRDEVVQAVEEGKFHVWAVSHVNEGIEILTGRAAGERQPDGAYPSGTVNALVDEKLLALAEGLRDFAKKKNGDRKADAENDE, encoded by the coding sequence ATGACTGACATACGCGAAGCCGCAAAGGTTCCGGTGGATAGCCTGCGTTGGAAGCTTGCGCCCGGAAGCCTTCACTTTACCACCACTGACGAACTGGAAGTGCAGACAGACATAATAGGTCAGGACCGGGGTGTGGATGCCTTCAGGTTCGGCATGGGCATGGATGCCAAGGGCTACAACATTTTCGTCACGGGCGCAGCCCATGTGGGCAAGCTTGCGGTGGTGAAGCGACTGCTGGAAAATTCCACACGCAAGCAGGAAACTCCCGATGATGTTTGCTACGTCAATAATTTTAAGACGCCTGAGGAGCCCATTCTGCTGCGGTTTGTGGCCGGAAACGGTACGAAGTTCAAGGCTGCGGTAGATAAATTTTTGGAAAGAATAAAGAGAGATGTGCCCCAGCTGTTTGAAAGCCAGGAGTACATAAACAGCAAGAACCTGATTATTGAGGAACACGACAAGAAGACGCGCGAATTCTTCAAGGGACTTGAAGAACGGGTGAAGGATGCCGGTTTTGTGATGGTGAACATGCAGATGGGCAATGTGCAGCGCCCCGACATTGTTCCCATTGTGGACGGTGAGCCCGTGCACTTGCTCAAACTTGAAGAACTGATGGAGAAGGGCAGGTTCCCCAAGGAGGAGTTTGCCCAGTTGCAGGAAAAGTACAAGGAGCTGAAGGAAGAGATAGATGCAATCTTCCTTGATGTGCGCGCCCTGCAAAAGGAAGTGAAGCGTAAGAGTGAAGATGTGGACAAGCTCATGTTTATGAATATTGCCCGCGAGCTTGCCCAACCTCTGCGCAACGGGTGGCGGGATCAGGAAAAGGTGGAAAAGTTTGTGGACGCCATGCTGGAAGATATGGCTGACAATCTGGATGCCCTTAAATCCATGGGGCAGCCGCAGCAGGGACCCATGGGAATGACTTTTCCCGGTGCATCGGCAGATGCCGTGCTGCACCCCTACGGCGTGAACCTGCTGGTGGATAACAGTGAAAGCGAAGGACCGCCCGTTATCGTGGAGTCCCACCCCACATACCGCAACCTTTTCGGTTCCATAGAACGAGTTATGGACCGCAACGGGCTGTGGCGCACGGACTATAAAAAGATTAACGCAGGGTCGTTCATCAAGGCGAACGGGGGGTATCTGGTTCTCAATCTCATGGACGCCATCATGGAGCCCGGTGTCTGGCAGACACTGAAACGTGCACTGAAGACCTCGGAGATTGAGATTCAGACCTTTGACCCGTACTACCTGCTGACCACCACAGCCCTGAAGCCGGAACCCATTGCCATGGAAGTGAAGGTGGTTGTTCTGGCGACACCGAACCTGTACCACATGCTGCGCTATTACGATGACGATGTGGACAGGATATTCAAGGTGCGTGCGGACTTTGAAACGTCCATGAACCGAGATGACAAGGCCGTGCAGGACATAAGCCGCCTTGTAAAGACCTTTGCGGAAGACAGAAAACTCATGGCCTTTCATGCCGATGCCGTGGCGGCGCTGCTGGAGCACGGCGTCCGGCTGGCTGGCAGGCAGGAGAAGATTTCCACCTCCTTCCCCATTCTCAGCGATATCATGGAAGAGGCCAACTTCCTTGCCCGCGAGTCCGGGAGCGACGCGGTGCGGGGCGAGCACGTGCGCAATGCCGTGGAGGCGCGCATCTACCGCAGCAACCAGATAGAAGACAGGCTGCAGGAGATGATTGACCGGGGCAGCGTGTTCATAGACACCGAAGGCGAAGTGGCGGGCCAGATAAACGGTCTTGCCGTCTACTCGCTGGGCGATTACTCGTTCGGCAAGCCTGCGCGCATTACCTGCGCCACGTCCATAGGCAAGGAAGGTATCATCAATATTGAGCGGGAGGCGGACATGTCCGGCTCTACGCACAACAAGGGCATGCTTATTCTCAGCGGGTATTTGCGGAAGAACTTTGCACAGAACAAGCCGCTCACGCTTGCTGCCTCTATTGCCTTTGAACAGTCGTATGGCGGCATAGACGGCGATTCCGCCTCGTCCACGGAGCTGTATGCGCTGCTTTCCAGTCTTGCGGAGGTTCCCATCCGGCAGGGGATAGCCGTTACCGGCTCCGTGAACCAGAAGGGCGAGGTTCAGCCCATAGGGGGCGTGAACGAAAAGATAGAGGGCTTTTTCAAGGTGTGTCGCCAACGCGGGCTGACCGGCGATCAGGGCGTGATGATTCCCAAGGCCAATGTCAAGGATCTGATGCTCAGGGACGAAGTGGTGCAGGCGGTGGAAGAAGGGAAGTTCCACGTATGGGCTGTTTCGCATGTTAATGAGGGTATTGAGATTCTGACCGGGCGTGCTGCCGGGGAACGTCAGCCGGATGGGGCGTATCCTTCCGGAACCGTGAACGCCCTTGTGGACGAGAAGCTGCTGGCCCTTGCAGAAGGGTTGCGGGATTTTGCCAAAAAGAAGAACGGTGACCGGAAAGCTGACGCCGAAAATGATGAGTAA
- a CDS encoding Hsp20/alpha crystallin family protein — MPNFKNWKSQQLQRLRMDSERMFDRLCADFGLPSVCRPLLEDPNLSMTDTRDSVVVEAVLPGMKPEEISIFVEEDILVVRCEHHASCAEASGASVFEQRFRLPCKVRAEDVKAEFDGEKLSITMPKCKRPEMRRIPVVFVNSR; from the coding sequence ATGCCCAACTTCAAGAATTGGAAAAGCCAGCAGCTACAGAGACTCCGGATGGACAGCGAACGTATGTTCGACCGCCTGTGCGCAGACTTTGGGCTGCCTTCCGTATGCCGCCCCCTGCTGGAAGACCCGAACCTTTCCATGACCGATACGCGTGACAGCGTGGTTGTGGAAGCCGTGTTGCCGGGAATGAAACCGGAAGAGATATCCATCTTTGTGGAAGAGGATATTCTGGTGGTACGCTGCGAACACCATGCGTCATGCGCAGAGGCAAGCGGAGCCAGCGTTTTTGAACAGCGGTTCCGGCTGCCCTGCAAGGTGCGGGCGGAAGACGTGAAAGCGGAATTTGACGGAGAAAAGCTGTCTATAACCATGCCTAAATGCAAACGTCCGGAAATGCGGCGCATTCCGGTTGTATTTGTCAACAGCCGGTAA
- the greA gene encoding transcription elongation factor GreA: protein MQTIPISPQGFIRLKLELEALKKERPVVLQAIREAREEGDVSKNTAYDTALERQTMLEKRIRHIESRMPHLHVVDPAMMGGEKAVFGATVMFENVETGERKEYTLLGPDEADYTSGSISVQSPVAKALLGRKAGDEVVVDAPKGRVEYEIVSVKFMHGGTAQ, encoded by the coding sequence ATGCAGACCATTCCCATCTCCCCTCAGGGATTCATACGGCTGAAGCTGGAGCTGGAAGCCCTCAAGAAGGAACGCCCTGTCGTTCTGCAGGCCATACGCGAAGCCCGTGAAGAGGGCGACGTCTCAAAAAACACGGCCTACGACACGGCTCTTGAACGGCAGACCATGCTTGAAAAACGCATACGCCACATAGAATCGCGCATGCCGCATCTGCATGTTGTCGATCCCGCCATGATGGGCGGAGAAAAGGCGGTTTTCGGGGCCACCGTCATGTTTGAAAACGTGGAGACCGGAGAGCGGAAGGAATACACCCTGCTCGGTCCGGACGAAGCGGACTACACCAGCGGCAGCATTTCCGTTCAGTCGCCCGTGGCCAAAGCTCTGCTCGGCAGAAAGGCCGGGGATGAGGTGGTGGTGGACGCCCCGAAGGGGCGCGTCGAATATGAAATAGTCTCCGTAAAGTTCATGCACGGCGGCACGGCACAGTAG
- a CDS encoding peptidylprolyl isomerase produces MATAKARHILVDSEDACNELKSRIVAGEDFAEMARQYSKCPSGRRGGELGAFRPGQMVPEFDHVCFNEAVGEVHGPVRTQFGFHLVEVTERND; encoded by the coding sequence ATGGCAACCGCCAAAGCACGTCACATTCTTGTTGATTCCGAAGACGCATGTAACGAACTGAAGTCCCGCATCGTCGCCGGTGAGGACTTTGCCGAAATGGCACGGCAGTATTCCAAATGTCCTTCCGGCCGCCGTGGCGGCGAGTTGGGCGCGTTCCGCCCCGGGCAGATGGTGCCTGAATTTGATCACGTCTGTTTTAATGAAGCGGTGGGCGAGGTGCACGGCCCCGTGCGCACGCAGTTCGGTTTTCATCTTGTGGAAGTGACCGAGCGCAACGATTAA
- the argB gene encoding acetylglutamate kinase codes for MDQHEKDKLKSRVLIESLPYMRQFHGETVVIKYGGHAMKDEALGRAFALNIVLLKYVGINPVIVHGGGPQIGRMLEALNIQSHFREGLRITDDATMDVVEMVLVGKVNKEIVNLLNLAGCKAVGLSGKDGRLIRARKMEMVVEGFKRTPEIIDLGKVGEVVGVETSLLRSLERDGYIPVIAPVGVDDEGATYNINADAVAGAVAAALKAKRLMLLTDVAGILDKNKELIPSLTVRQVHALFEQGVLQGGMIPKVKCCLEALEEGVEKAVIIDGRVENSVLLELFTDKGSGTQITA; via the coding sequence ATGGACCAGCACGAAAAAGACAAACTCAAATCACGGGTTCTCATAGAATCCCTGCCCTACATGCGCCAGTTTCACGGCGAGACAGTGGTCATAAAATACGGCGGACACGCCATGAAGGATGAGGCGCTCGGACGCGCCTTTGCCCTGAACATCGTGCTGCTCAAATATGTGGGCATAAACCCCGTCATCGTGCATGGCGGCGGCCCGCAGATAGGCCGCATGCTGGAAGCCCTGAACATACAGAGCCACTTCCGCGAAGGCCTGCGCATAACCGATGACGCCACCATGGACGTGGTGGAAATGGTGCTCGTGGGCAAGGTGAACAAAGAAATCGTCAACCTGCTCAATCTGGCGGGCTGCAAGGCCGTGGGGCTTTCCGGCAAAGATGGACGCCTCATCCGCGCCCGCAAGATGGAGATGGTGGTAGAAGGCTTCAAGCGCACTCCGGAGATCATCGACCTCGGCAAGGTCGGCGAGGTGGTGGGGGTAGAAACCTCTCTGCTGCGCTCGCTGGAACGGGATGGATACATCCCGGTCATCGCCCCCGTGGGTGTCGATGATGAAGGTGCCACCTACAACATAAACGCCGACGCCGTAGCCGGTGCCGTGGCCGCCGCCCTTAAGGCAAAGCGCCTCATGCTGCTCACAGACGTTGCGGGCATTCTGGATAAAAACAAAGAACTCATCCCCTCCCTCACCGTGCGGCAGGTGCACGCCCTTTTTGAGCAGGGCGTTCTGCAGGGCGGCATGATCCCCAAGGTCAAATGCTGTCTGGAAGCACTGGAAGAAGGCGTGGAAAAGGCTGTCATCATAGACGGCAGAGTAGAGAACTCAGTCCTTCTGGAACTCTTCACAGACAAGGGCAGCGGCACGCAGATCACTGCCTGA
- a CDS encoding DegQ family serine endoprotease has product MKRTSARIVAFAPLFTLFMAVSVMAAELPDFTALAKKAGPAVVNISTEKTVEISGPQGLQDLFRNHPRGPLFDEFFEQFDQFFNRRGGEPQQRKERSLGSGFIISADGYVVTNFHVVEQADVVRVNVEGKSTAGDSYIATVIGTDPETDLALLKVEPKQNLPYISFGDSDALEVGEWVMAIGNPFGLDHTVTAGIVSAKGRNIRSGPFDNFIQTDASINPGNSGGPLINGKGEVVGINTAIIARGQGIGFAIPSSMAKNIINQLQTEKKVSRGWIGVNITDFDENTAKALGLKDTKGAFVAGVVPGQPADKAGVRNGDVIVKVNDSTISSSSELIHAIADLPPGQNARLTIIRDGKTRVISITLGERSAEMAKSPEQQPSGDVTVAVLGIKLRPVTADEAKALGLDAVEGILVTEVDQKLPAAAAGIRPGDVIVQANLKPIHSVEEFQKILKEEGEPRGAIMLQFKRRGAVQFLTIPISK; this is encoded by the coding sequence ATGAAACGAACCTCAGCACGTATTGTCGCTTTTGCCCCCCTTTTCACGCTGTTCATGGCCGTTTCCGTCATGGCGGCCGAACTGCCGGACTTTACCGCACTGGCAAAAAAGGCGGGCCCTGCCGTTGTGAACATAAGCACGGAAAAAACTGTGGAAATCTCCGGACCGCAAGGCCTGCAAGACCTCTTCCGCAACCATCCGCGCGGCCCTCTCTTTGACGAATTTTTCGAACAGTTCGACCAGTTCTTCAACAGGCGCGGCGGCGAACCCCAGCAGCGCAAAGAACGCTCCCTCGGCTCCGGCTTCATCATCTCGGCAGACGGCTATGTGGTGACCAACTTCCATGTGGTGGAACAGGCCGATGTCGTCCGCGTGAATGTGGAAGGAAAGAGTACCGCCGGTGATTCCTACATCGCCACCGTCATCGGCACCGACCCGGAAACAGACCTCGCCCTGCTCAAGGTGGAACCGAAGCAGAACCTGCCCTACATCAGCTTCGGCGATTCCGATGCGCTGGAAGTGGGTGAATGGGTCATGGCCATCGGCAACCCCTTCGGTCTGGACCACACCGTCACGGCAGGCATTGTCAGTGCCAAAGGCCGCAATATCCGTTCCGGTCCTTTTGATAACTTTATCCAGACCGATGCCTCCATCAACCCCGGCAACTCCGGCGGCCCGCTCATCAACGGCAAAGGCGAGGTGGTCGGCATAAACACCGCCATCATCGCCCGCGGTCAGGGTATCGGCTTCGCCATCCCCAGCTCCATGGCCAAGAACATCATCAATCAGTTGCAGACGGAAAAGAAGGTCAGCCGCGGCTGGATAGGCGTAAACATCACCGACTTTGACGAAAACACCGCCAAGGCTCTGGGCCTTAAGGATACCAAAGGCGCCTTCGTGGCCGGCGTGGTTCCCGGCCAGCCCGCAGACAAAGCCGGCGTGCGTAACGGCGATGTCATCGTCAAGGTGAACGACAGCACCATCTCCTCCTCCAGTGAGCTCATTCACGCCATCGCAGACCTGCCCCCCGGGCAGAATGCACGGCTCACCATCATCCGCGACGGAAAAACCCGCGTCATTTCCATCACCCTCGGGGAACGGAGTGCAGAAATGGCAAAGTCGCCTGAGCAGCAACCCTCCGGCGATGTCACCGTTGCCGTGCTGGGCATCAAACTGCGCCCCGTCACAGCAGATGAAGCCAAGGCCCTTGGGCTGGATGCGGTGGAAGGCATTCTCGTCACCGAGGTGGACCAGAAGCTGCCCGCAGCCGCAGCGGGTATCCGTCCCGGCGATGTGATCGTTCAGGCGAACCTCAAGCCGATACATTCCGTGGAAGAATTCCAGAAAATCCTCAAGGAAGAAGGCGAGCCCCGCGGTGCCATCATGCTGCAGTTCAAGCGCCGGGGTGCGGTTCAGTTCCTCACCATCCCCATAAGCAAATAA
- the greA gene encoding transcription elongation factor GreA: protein MDTIPISVEGFKKLERELEALKKERPAVIQAIKEAREEGDLSENAGYDAARERQGLLEARINYIESRMPKFNVIDRSTMGGHKAIFGATVTVEDMETGERKTYTLLGPDEADFNNGSISILSPVAKALLGKEVGDEVVVNAPKGRIEYEILSIEFNSGNASEA from the coding sequence ATGGATACTATTCCGATTTCCGTTGAAGGTTTCAAAAAGCTTGAACGCGAACTGGAAGCCCTGAAGAAGGAACGCCCCGCCGTTATTCAAGCCATTAAGGAAGCCCGCGAAGAGGGCGACCTTTCGGAAAACGCCGGCTACGATGCAGCGCGCGAACGGCAGGGCTTGCTTGAGGCACGTATCAACTACATTGAATCCCGCATGCCTAAATTCAACGTCATCGACCGCAGCACCATGGGTGGCCATAAGGCCATTTTCGGTGCCACCGTCACCGTAGAAGATATGGAAACAGGCGAGCGCAAGACCTACACCCTGCTCGGCCCGGACGAGGCGGACTTCAACAACGGCAGCATTTCCATCCTCTCCCCTGTTGCCAAGGCACTGCTCGGCAAAGAAGTGGGTGACGAGGTAGTTGTTAACGCCCCCAAGGGACGCATCGAATACGAAATACTTTCCATAGAATTCAATAGCGGGAACGCATCCGAAGCCTGA
- a CDS encoding CgeB family protein, with translation MTDTGRTLRVLVVLPLYGGSLPIGRFCVEGLRESGHMVEVFEAPSFYPAFSALRDLRVTTDRLEYLENSFLQVVSQAVLAKVETFEPDLVLCMAQAPLNRQALKRLRKDGVATAMWFVEDFRLFTYWRAFAPYYDFFAVIQYEPFISQLRDIGVENALYLPMAALPSLHQPMRLSAAEQRKFGADVAFLGAGYPNRRVAFRQLVHLDFKIWGTEWDGEPLLERHVQMGGARISSEDCVKIYNATKINLNLHSSVRAEELVSGGDFVNPRTFELAACGAFQLVDRRSLMPELFSAGELAMFSSPEEMLESIHRYLGDEDARRAVAERGRERVLRDHTYARRMQTLLAFIAERRKGWPEAKRPDIAFAPDIPESLRGELAGMVARLNLPADAAFADVVWAIRQQQGQLSGLETAVLFLDEWKKQYARS, from the coding sequence ATGACAGATACCGGCCGTACCCTTCGCGTTTTGGTGGTTCTGCCCCTGTATGGCGGGTCGCTGCCCATCGGGCGGTTTTGCGTGGAGGGATTGCGTGAATCGGGGCACATGGTGGAGGTGTTTGAAGCGCCTTCCTTTTATCCGGCCTTTTCTGCGCTCAGAGATTTGCGTGTGACCACGGACAGGCTGGAGTATCTGGAAAACAGTTTTTTGCAGGTGGTCTCTCAAGCCGTGCTGGCAAAGGTGGAAACCTTTGAGCCTGACCTGGTGCTGTGCATGGCGCAGGCTCCGCTGAACCGTCAGGCACTGAAGCGACTGCGCAAGGACGGCGTGGCCACGGCGATGTGGTTTGTGGAGGATTTCCGGCTTTTTACCTACTGGAGAGCCTTTGCCCCGTATTACGACTTTTTTGCCGTTATTCAGTATGAGCCGTTTATCAGCCAGTTGCGGGATATTGGCGTGGAGAACGCGTTGTATCTGCCCATGGCGGCACTGCCCTCGCTGCATCAGCCCATGCGGCTTTCGGCTGCGGAGCAGCGCAAATTTGGCGCTGATGTGGCGTTTCTGGGAGCCGGATACCCCAACCGGCGGGTGGCCTTCCGGCAGCTGGTGCATCTGGACTTCAAGATATGGGGAACGGAATGGGACGGTGAGCCTCTGCTGGAGAGGCATGTGCAGATGGGGGGAGCCAGGATTTCTTCAGAAGATTGCGTGAAAATTTATAACGCCACGAAAATAAACCTGAATCTGCATTCAAGCGTACGGGCCGAGGAACTGGTGAGCGGGGGCGACTTTGTAAACCCGCGCACCTTTGAACTGGCTGCCTGTGGTGCTTTTCAGCTTGTGGACAGGCGTTCGCTGATGCCTGAACTGTTTTCTGCCGGTGAGCTGGCAATGTTTTCCTCGCCGGAGGAGATGCTGGAATCCATTCATCGTTACCTTGGTGATGAAGACGCGCGGCGCGCCGTTGCGGAGAGGGGCAGGGAGCGCGTGCTGCGCGACCATACCTACGCGCGGCGTATGCAGACGCTGCTTGCCTTTATTGCCGAACGGCGCAAGGGGTGGCCGGAGGCGAAACGGCCGGACATTGCATTTGCCCCGGATATTCCCGAATCCTTGCGGGGAGAGCTGGCGGGTATGGTGGCCCGCCTGAATTTGCCTGCCGACGCTGCCTTTGCGGACGTGGTGTGGGCTATCCGGCAGCAGCAGGGCCAGCTTTCCGGCCTGGAAACGGCGGTGCTGTTTCTGGATGAATGGAAAAAGCAGTACGCACGGTCTTAG